The window ATATTTGGTAATGTTATATAGTTttgggaaaattgccaaaagagaACAAGAAATCAACATAGTTGTCCCTATAGTATAAATCCAACCTAAAGTAGTCCCTATAGTATAATGTTTTCCATAATACCAAAAGTAACctttaattaatcttattaaacataattaatttggttttttataaaaaaataaagatgatTCGGTTTAATAAAATTACCgggttagaaaaaaaatcagaagaaaAGGGGTCAAAAGCTTGATTTCCCTAACCCTAACATCGTTGGTCTCTCCGCCTCTCTCTTTCACGCCGATAAAGATGGCGATTTTGTCTTCTCCGTTGTGCTCCCTCCGGTGAAATCAACGACGGAACCCACCGAAGCTTCTCTCTCCACCTCTACGTCTCTCTGCTACTCTCCGCCTCTCTCCACCTCTCTCCGCCTCTCGCCGCCTCTCCGCTTCTCGCCACCTCTCTGCTTCTCTCCGCCTCTCTCGGCGTCTTTCCTCCTCTCGCCGCCTTGTCGGTTCTCTCCACCTCTCGCCGCCTCTCCGCTTATCGCCACCTCTCCGCTTCTCTCCGCCTCTCCGCCTCTCTGCCTCAATTTGCGAACGGTTTGTTTCTTTGATTTGTCTTAGTCTTTGTTTCATTATTAATTTTGTGACTTTGACTTGGATCAATATTTGTTTGCTTGTGTGGATTGACTTTTTGATTATGTGAACCGATTTTATTGAACAATGTTAGTGTTTGTGTTTGTCTTTGTGAGTGTTACGATACTGATTTCGTTGAACAATGTTATTGTTTGTGTTCGTGACTGTTACGATACTGATTTCGCTGAACAAAGTTTGTGTGTAGTTGACTCTTAATTGTCTTAGTTTGCTGATTTGTTTGCGAGATGGAGATTGACTtgttttaatttgattaatcGATCTACTGTGtttctaaatttaaatttgattagacAATGGTGTTTGGTTTTGATTATTATCTTGTGTTTGGCTCAGTTTCACTCTTACGCTTGTTTCGGACGTTTGCGTGTTTATGCTTTCATGTGATGTCTTTTGGTGTTAACAACCATGTGTTTTATTATCTTTTGTAGATATGGAGCTTGAGCTACCCAAACGATTGTATGCAGAGGGTTCAGAACCTCGGGTTAAGAAGATCAACAACAGTTGCCGCATGGAACTTATCAGAGATCTGAAGAAAGCTATGTGTGCCGAGTATGATGATGTGAAGAGAGATCCAGTTTTCACACATATCATGGCTATTGCCGAAAATGATCTCAAGTTCTCTGGGAAACTAGTGGATAGCTTCATATGTAGGCAGCTGATTACCTCAAAGCTGCATGAGAAGTGGTTTGTTTTTGCGAGGACGCCTCTCCGGTTTTCGCTTCAGGAGTACCATGCCGTGACAGGCCTCAAGATTACACGGGAAACTAACAGTGACGTAGTGAAATGGAAAAACGACGGGGGTTTTTGGAGTAACCTACTGCACACAGGTGGTAAGATCACCTTGCAGTCGATCAGAAAGGTTCATCTACAAGAAGTTCACACCTGGACTCGGCTTGATAGGATGAGGTTGATCTACTTGTGTGTAATAGTGGGTGTGGTGATGGGGAGAGATGAGAAGGTGTCCATCCCTCATATGTACATCAAGTTGGTGATGGATTTTGACAAGGTTCGGAAGTTCCATTGGGGTCTTCACTCGTATGATTTCCTGTTGAGTTCGATTGAGAAGGCTAGGAAGAAGTTGGGTAAGAAGGAGAGCTACATTTTCGAGGGTTTCTCCTATGCTCTCCAGATTTGGATTATGGAGGCAATTCTAGATTTTGGAGAAATTTTAGGCAGAAGAGTCTCAGACAGCTTCAAAGGTCCAAGGTGTGGCAATTGGAAAGGAGTTGCAAAAGTTTCTTATGAAGACATCATTGAGCTCGAGGACTCCTTAACTAACAAGGTAACAttctctctatttttttcttttatatggttgttgtatatattttgtgtggattttcatattttaactgTTTgcaggataacttcttctcggTCATATCAGTGACTGGTAATGGTGATGTGTTTCTAGAtgctcagtacacaagggaggGTGAGATGGAAGATGAACGAGTGGACCTTGTTTTGGAGAGGATCAGGAACAAGTATGATTGGAGCAGCACAGACTGGCCAGTTTTAGACCCTGAAGAGTCTAAAATGGAGGAACCCGACAGCCATGATAGAGGGTCAGAAGCTGATAAGAGCGTGGATCATACGGATGTTGTAGCAGACGAGGAGACCTCTTCGGTTCAGGTTGCAGGAAAAGGCAAGAGAAAGTTTCTTGATGAAGGAGCAGAGACAAGAAAGAAGAAGGTGCTGTGTAAGCGATCAGCAGAAAAGTTTCTGACTTTTGGTCCTGAAACTAAGAGTTTCATTGAGGGTCTTATCCGCACATCTGTCACTTCATTGGGAGATGTGCTCAGTATGCAAATGGCGAATATGGAGAGAGTGTTTACAGAGAGGATGGGGAAGATGGAGATTGAGGTTTCACAGCTCAAGGACGCAATCAGTTTGACTGGTGAAGGAAGCTATCCTAGTAAGAAAGAAACTGAAGAAGCTCCACTAAACAGCAAAGCCAAGCAAGCTCCACCTAAGAGCAAAGGCGCTCAAGCTCCACCTAAGAGCAAAGGCGCTGAAGCTCCACCTAAGCGCAAAGGCGATCAACCTACTCCAACAAAAAAGGTACTACCTAAGAGAAAGTGTAGAACTTGATGAACCTGGAACTAGGATGCTTGAGTTAGGGTGCTGGAGCTAGACGTATGGAACTTCATATTGACTGtgtaatattatgtaatatggAATGTGAAACTTTGTGTAATAGGTTTCTAAAGTGTAATATGTTCGACTGTTTGTGTATTAAACTCTATGAATGTAATGCTTTGTTTGTGTTATGAATAAATGGCTTCTTCTTATAtgcaatgttttaaattttaatgaataGGACGGGAAAAAGATTGCTACAGAAActaatgattttgattttggattGAGTACACAAGACTTGCGGGACCTGTCCCAAGCTACATTTGTTGACGGTTTTGATCTGTCTCAAGTGAAAGCTGAGACGTCAAGTAAATCGAAACCGTTTAACATGGCTCCACTGCAGTGGAATGATGAGGAAATGGATCGAACCAAAGAAGACTCGCCAGATGCCGCGTTGGTGTTTTTCCGTGAAGAGGATTGGGAAAAAGTTAGAACTTGGTCAACTTCCTCTACGTAAGTACTCTATTCTCATTCATATGTCATGTAttaatacatttaaaataaacgTTTCAATGTTTTACAATTCTAGTgtttaattatgatttttagGATTGACTCTTGTAATCAAATGTACATCTTGTGGTTTTGTTATTAAGAGTTTTTAGCTGAAGAATGCTAGAATTTAACACTGTTTTAAATTAGAACCTTaagctaaaccctaaacatacCCTAAACGAAACACAAAACCCAGAACAAGACCACAGTCAAACCTAACCTAAACTCCTAAACATACCCTAAACGAAACAAAAACCCGGAACAAGACCACAGTcaaacctaacctaaaccctaaacatacCCTAAACGAAACAAAAACCCGGAACAAGACCACAAGAACATTTAGAATAACTGTTTTACTAGATCATCCCGTAGGAGTAATGGAATCGTATCAAATGTAATACACTTAACTTGGCTTCTTGCAAACCAGACTTTTGATCCAACCCAACAATCAAACCCGACCACAACTAGATCCACAATAAACCTAAAACCCGACATATATAACACCAActcagcaaccaaacccgaattTTCCCATTTTTTTCAGATCTTCTTTTCTGTCAATCTCCTTTTTCTCTCTGAATCAGTTTCTCACACACATGAATACTTCAAGGCGACATTCATACGGGGTGCCATCTAGGTGCTGGTGCGGGAAAGGGGTTGTGATATTCTCCTCGAGAACTGATGACAATCCTTACCGACGGTTCTATAGATGTGAAATAGGGGCACAGGTTCATAGTCTTGATTTGTTTTTCGATTCAATTACCGATTTGTTATGTTCCTTTTTTGTCTGATTCGATTTTCGATTTTGTAGGATAAACAGCATGTTTTTTCATTCCATTTTACTTCTCCTAATATGATTTTCGTTTCTATGTAGCGAAAGAAggaaaatcatttatttaagtGGGTTGATGACGCCTTGCTTGATGAGATTCGAAGGGTAGAGGCTGAGCAAGGGAGAATTGTGGAAGAGATTGAAGATCTGAAAAGTAGTATCACACAGAGAATAGAAGAAGAAGTTAGGAAGCAGAAAAATTCACTCGAATTAGGTTGCTTAGGAAGCATTCTATGGCTTTTTGGAAGATTAAGAAGCCAGAATGAGTGAAATCAGTCTACTGGTTCTAAGTATCTTCTTGTTAGTGtgttttttttcgtttttaccAGTCATTTGGTTCTTAGTATTGGCTTCAATAAGTGTTTTGTTGCTACAATATTTGTGTCGACTTTACCAGTCAAGTGGTTCTTATATTTTGTGCTCAGTGATCTGTTCTTACAATCCAccttttttgttgaaaaatcaGACATCAGCTATTGTCAAACAAACTTAAACTCGAACTCAAAAGCATAGCTGAACATAACTAAACAAACAGAGAGATAGAGAAGTGAAGTGAAAATAATACCAATGTATAACAATGAAACTGATAAAATAACCATATGAGAATTATCCAAATAGCCAAAGTTAAACAAAGTTGATtgtttttagaagaaaaaaccATACGAGACAAGGCAACACTGCACTTTCAAACACCACAACTTGCATACTTGAACATACCAACCTGTAACAGAAACATCAATACATGAAACACAATTAAATCGAGATTGAAAAACATATAAACGAACTGGCTATATAAGCTGACCCTTACCATATGTGACTGACTATATTGGTATTTTACAAGTTGCTCTGTTGTGCCCACTAATACCACATCTACTACACTTGCGAGGCTGCCTCTTTTGTGATGTTTGCGATGACCGAAGTTTATCTTCAACAGTTTCATATCTGCGTTTTCTATTCCTTCCAACTGATTTTCTTGACTCTGGTGGTAGCACATTGTCCACGACAACATCTTCTGGCATGGACCAAGCATCCTCAGGAACAGCAATAGGATTGATGCTTTCATGATAAGCTTCTCGCCAAGCTTCTGTAGTGTAAAATAAATCAGTTAATGTGTGTGGCTGTCTTCCAACATGAAACCCAGCTTTAATTGCGTGCCGACAAGGTATCTTCATCAGGTTGTACTTCCCACATGAGCAAGTACGTCTATCCAAATTAACTAAGCAGTCGATTTTATCACCTCTAACAAGCAAGCGACCATCGCTGACAGGGTAAACTGCAAATCTTTTGCCTTTCTCGGTTCTCCTTTCAATCTTTTTCTCCACATCTTCGGTAAGAGGATGATTATGCTTTGAAATCTTTTTCTTACGATTATAAAACCACCGAGTCAGCATTTCTCTGATACTGTCCAACAAGGGAATGATTGGATACTCTCTCGGCGAACGCAAAGCAGAGTTGATGGATTCGGCTGGGTTTGTTGTCCTTATGTCATATCTATATCCAGAGAATTGACATCTTGCCCACTTTTGGACTTCAGCATCCCTTAGGTATTTTCCAATTGCCGGACTGATATTACACACATTAGCAAATATCTTTTCAAACTCAGCAACTCTATAAACCTTGGACGCCTTTGCAACCAACCCAACAAGTCCTTTCCCATGGTAATATGTTACCACATTATTCAACAAATGATGAATGCAAATACCATGTTTAGCTGTTGGATACACAGTCTCAAGCGCCTTAGCAATGGCCGCATGTCTGTCCGAAATGAAAGCCAAATGATGATCATCAGCAATGACACTATTTAGTTGTCTCATAAACCATTCCCAAGAATTTTCATTCTCTGAGTCGACTACTCCGAATGCAAGAGGATACAAATTAGAATTTCCGTCTACAGCAGTTGCAACCAATAGAACTCCTTTGTATTTGTTCTTCAGAAAAGTGCCATCAACCACAATAACCCTCCTTATGACTCTGTTAAATCCTCGTAGCGATTGCCCAAATGCAATAAACAGGTACCGAAATCTCCCATTGCTGTCAATCTCATA is drawn from Brassica rapa cultivar Chiifu-401-42 chromosome A05, CAAS_Brap_v3.01, whole genome shotgun sequence and contains these coding sequences:
- the LOC103868999 gene encoding uncharacterized protein LOC103868999 is translated as MELELPKRLYAEGSEPRVKKINNSCRMELIRDLKKAMCAEYDDVKRDPVFTHIMAIAENDLKFSGKLVDSFICRQLITSKLHEKWFVFARTPLRFSLQEYHAVTGLKITRETNSDVVKWKNDGGFWSNLLHTGGKITLQSIRKVHLQEVHTWTRLDRMRLIYLCVIVGVVMGRDEKVSIPHMYIKLVMDFDKVRKFHWGLHSYDFLLSSIEKARKKLGKKESYIFEGFSYALQIWIMEAILDFGEILGRRVSDSFKGPRCGNWKGVAKVSYEDIIELEDSLTNKDNFFSVISVTGNGDVFLDAQYTREGEMEDERVDLVLERIRNKYDWSSTDWPVLDPEESKMEEPDSHDRGSEADKSVDHTDVVADEETSSVQVAGKGKRKFLDEGAETRKKKVLCKRSAEKFLTFGPETKSFIEGLIRTSVTSLGDVLSMQMANMERVFTERMGKMEIEVSQLKDAISLTGEGSYPSKKETEEAPLNSKAKQAPPKSKGAQAPPKSKGAEAPPKRKGDQPTPTKKDGKKIATETNDFDFGLSTQDLRDLSQATFVDGFDLSQVKAETSSKSKPFNMAPLQWNDEEMDRTKEDSPDAALVFFREEDWEKVRTWSTSST
- the LOC103849525 gene encoding uncharacterized protein LOC103849525 — its product is MISAKEDIHKMSKFSVLNVVKKGQLFENKTLLKATFEICAMKHNFHYEVIKTDRQLWYVRCEDNACNWCVRAECLKDSEYFIIKKYVGEHTCAPSNKTKPGRTASAKTIGSLIMHRYEGVKEGPKCNDIIQIMLMDHGCEITKSLAWDAREYAVNAVRGIPESSYGKIPKYLHMLREANPGTHSSYEIDSNGRFRYLFIAFGQSLRGFNRVIRRVIVVDGTFLKNKYKGVLLVATAVDGNSNLYPLAFGVVDSENENSWEWFMRQLNSVIADDHHLAFISDRHAAIAKALETVYPTAKHGICIHHLLNNVVTYYHGKGLVGLVAKASKVYRVAEFEKIFANVCNISPAIGKYLRDAEVQKWARCQFSGYRYDIRTTNPAESINSALRSPREYPIIPLLDSIREMLTRWFYNRKKKISKHNHPLTEDVEKKIERRTEKGKRFAVYPVSDGRLLVRGDKIDCLVNLDRRTCSCGKYNLMKIPCRHAIKAGFHVGRQPHTLTDLFYTTEAWREAYHESINPIAVPEDAWSMPEDVVVDNVLPPESRKSVGRNRKRRYETVEDKLRSSQTSQKRQPRKCSRCGISGHNRATCKIPI